In a genomic window of Variovorax paradoxus:
- a CDS encoding SOS response-associated peptidase family protein, with protein MCFSASTRAEHSAFRRLFPKSLLSIKDFYREYISRKKKSRPFVPKFPKAMDANFSNPTTNDERAIKALIDEYDAEQAMGYERTLFEQRARLVKAERKLQEKETKTALHDQRVASEKIAAALAKLEDLKRTELKPRDGRIFPGWYAPVLVIEDGEWLIKPMRYQCRPAGKPAFYDTKYPGTYNARRNSLEGFWKGQFGQSHGLMIVNGFYENVKRHDMEHRELRPGEEPENVVLEFRPRPTQDMLIACLYSHWTPPEGSDEPELWSFAAITDEPPLEVADAGHDRCIVQLRHENVEAWLSPEGRSKADLEKILEDKERPYYEHQMAA; from the coding sequence ATGTGCTTTTCCGCCTCGACCCGCGCTGAGCATTCCGCTTTCCGGCGGCTGTTCCCGAAATCCCTACTGTCGATCAAGGACTTTTATCGGGAATACATCTCGCGCAAGAAGAAGTCGAGGCCTTTCGTGCCGAAGTTTCCGAAGGCGATGGATGCCAACTTTTCGAATCCGACGACCAACGATGAGCGGGCCATCAAGGCGTTGATCGATGAGTACGACGCCGAGCAGGCGATGGGGTATGAGCGAACGCTTTTCGAGCAGCGCGCGCGCCTCGTGAAGGCCGAGCGAAAGCTGCAGGAGAAGGAGACGAAGACGGCGCTCCACGATCAGCGCGTGGCGTCTGAAAAAATCGCAGCGGCCCTGGCGAAGCTCGAGGACTTGAAGCGTACCGAACTGAAGCCGCGGGACGGGCGCATCTTCCCGGGGTGGTATGCCCCGGTGCTGGTCATCGAGGATGGCGAATGGCTCATCAAGCCGATGCGTTACCAGTGCCGGCCGGCGGGAAAACCGGCGTTCTACGACACGAAGTACCCTGGCACCTATAACGCACGGCGCAACAGCCTCGAGGGCTTCTGGAAGGGCCAATTTGGGCAGAGCCATGGGCTCATGATCGTCAACGGCTTTTACGAGAACGTGAAGCGGCACGACATGGAGCACCGAGAGCTGCGGCCGGGCGAGGAGCCCGAAAACGTCGTGCTCGAGTTCCGGCCGCGGCCGACACAAGACATGCTCATCGCTTGCCTTTACTCGCATTGGACGCCGCCGGAGGGCTCCGATGAGCCTGAACTATGGTCTTTCGCGGCGATCACGGATGAGCCGCCGCTAGAGGTCGCCGATGCGGGCCATGATCGTTGCATCGTGCAACTGCGCCATGAAAACGTCGAGGCTTGGCTTTCCCCGGAGGGACGATCAAAAGCTGATCTTGAAAAAATCCTTGAGGATAAGGAGCGGCCGTATTACGAGCATCAAATGGCAGCCTAG
- the umuD gene encoding translesion error-prone DNA polymerase V autoproteolytic subunit has protein sequence MNSIAAQPAPVPVCIESLLLPMAEVTVHAGFPSPAEDFLVKRIDLNAILITHPQATFLLRVAGDSMSGHGIENGDMLVVDRAIKPQHGHIVVAVIDGDFAVKFLHLRGGRLKLKAGNPTYPDITPSEGQTVEVWGVVTSNIKQFRT, from the coding sequence ATGAACAGTATTGCAGCACAACCCGCCCCGGTGCCAGTTTGCATCGAGAGCCTGCTGCTGCCGATGGCCGAGGTAACGGTACACGCCGGCTTTCCGTCGCCTGCCGAGGATTTTCTCGTCAAGCGCATCGACCTCAATGCCATCCTCATCACGCACCCACAGGCAACGTTCCTCCTTCGCGTGGCCGGCGACAGCATGAGCGGGCACGGCATCGAGAACGGCGACATGCTGGTGGTTGATCGGGCGATCAAGCCGCAGCACGGGCATATCGTCGTGGCCGTGATCGACGGCGATTTCGCAGTGAAGTTTCTACATCTTCGCGGCGGCCGCCTCAAGCTCAAGGCCGGCAATCCCACCTACCCGGACATCACACCCTCGGAGGGCCAGACCGTCGAGGTGTGGGGCGTGGTGACGAGCAACATCAAGCAATTTCGTACGTGA
- a CDS encoding Y-family DNA polymerase, which produces MFALLDGNNFYVSCERVFRPSLQGRPVVVLSNNDGCAISRSDEAKALGVKMAQPHFEFRHLEEHAGLVALSANFTLYGDMSDRMMSLAAGMGPGQEIYSIDESFIDVTGVQGDLRKRARAVRSRILQWIGIPCCVGIAPTKTLAKLANHIAKDAERKPGSYPATQAQVCDLSSLSSNEVEELLASTEVGDVWGVGRRIGEQLREGGVTTALDLAKLDPATARRRWSVVLERTVRELQGLSCIDLDDAPSPKKEIACTRSFGHPVRELPPLIEAVSEFAARAAEKLRRQGSLAGMVHVFAHTSPFRPGPKFARSLTVPLRRPTCDTAAITQAAVMGIELLFEPGYNIAKAGVMLLELNDGSILQGELDLESEEGRERSKLMRAVDTLNDRYGKGTLRIASTGTAGDQREWTMKQQRRTPNYTTDWRQVPIARA; this is translated from the coding sequence ATGTTCGCGCTGCTCGATGGGAACAATTTTTACGTCTCCTGCGAACGGGTCTTCCGGCCCAGTCTGCAGGGGCGCCCCGTCGTCGTCCTGAGCAACAACGACGGTTGCGCGATCAGTCGCAGCGACGAAGCGAAGGCCCTCGGAGTCAAGATGGCGCAGCCGCATTTCGAGTTCCGGCACCTCGAGGAGCACGCCGGGCTCGTGGCGCTGTCGGCGAACTTCACCTTGTACGGCGACATGTCGGATCGCATGATGAGCCTGGCCGCCGGCATGGGACCTGGACAGGAAATTTATTCGATAGATGAATCTTTCATCGATGTCACGGGCGTGCAAGGCGATCTGCGGAAGCGAGCGCGCGCCGTACGGTCGCGCATCCTGCAATGGATCGGCATCCCCTGCTGCGTGGGCATCGCCCCCACCAAGACCCTCGCCAAGCTCGCGAACCACATCGCCAAGGACGCCGAACGGAAGCCCGGCAGCTATCCCGCAACGCAAGCCCAGGTCTGCGACCTCTCTTCGCTGTCGAGCAACGAAGTCGAGGAACTGCTCGCCAGCACCGAAGTGGGCGACGTGTGGGGCGTAGGCCGGCGCATCGGCGAGCAGTTGCGCGAGGGCGGCGTGACCACTGCGCTAGACCTCGCAAAGCTCGATCCAGCAACAGCCAGGCGACGGTGGTCCGTCGTGCTCGAGCGCACGGTGCGCGAGCTGCAAGGGCTGTCCTGCATCGACCTCGATGACGCCCCATCGCCAAAAAAGGAAATCGCCTGCACGCGCTCTTTCGGGCATCCCGTGCGCGAGCTGCCACCGTTGATCGAAGCAGTGAGTGAGTTCGCGGCACGCGCGGCCGAGAAGCTGCGCCGCCAGGGCAGTTTGGCCGGCATGGTCCACGTCTTTGCGCACACGTCGCCCTTCCGGCCTGGCCCAAAGTTCGCGCGCTCGCTGACCGTGCCTCTTCGTCGGCCAACGTGCGACACAGCCGCCATCACTCAGGCCGCAGTGATGGGCATTGAGCTGCTGTTTGAGCCCGGCTACAACATCGCGAAAGCAGGCGTGATGCTGCTCGAGCTCAACGACGGAAGCATCCTGCAGGGCGAGTTAGACCTCGAGAGCGAGGAAGGCCGCGAACGCAGCAAGCTGATGCGCGCAGTGGACACGCTGAACGATCGATACGGCAAGGGCACGCTACGCATCGCAAGCACCGGCACCGCAGGCGACCAACGCGAATGGACGATGAAACAGCAGCGACGCACACCGAACTACACCACCGACTGGCGCCAAGTCCCCATCGCACGGGCATAG